cggttactcaccggtgacacaatgggtacaagctttcccctggtctggtgctcggcttatttagggtgaaatgcttgggaaatgggtctttgaccccaccttgagtagacgaagaTGCCGTGTGCCAAgatgctctttggccacagatgcccttgcgccataaaaatccatcatcatcggAATCGCTTGAAGGGCAACTGCCCCACGTTCTGAAAATTCCGTGATATTCAAGGATCCATATCTGTATTGACTGTTGGTAAAGCTTGTCAACCACACCCTGTCGTGCATTGTTGGAGGCTGCCAAACACTCGGCGGGCTTTCCTTACGGTGGTGTTGACGTTCttccttcaaagcaagcgtttatgcgttaGAAATGTGCCGGTGCCGTAGATGACGACGGTGCATGACGACTTCATCTATGTTGTCATGCATGCATTGCACCAACCCACAGTAACAAAATTTAGCAGCTCAGGGTTGGGGTGTCTGGGCATCTATGCCGCTACATTTGCACTAGCAACACTGGTGTGCTCTAGTGAATGACTCGTGGCGTCACGATTTTAGGACCAGTCATCGATTGGCATTCTGACCAAACAGCGTGGCGCGTTGTAATGATGCCACGCGCGACGTCACTCTATTCTGACGAATGAACGTTGCACGTGGTGCGCtacgccaacgacaccgacgtcgCAGACACGCGAAACGCGGCCTTAACAGGTGTCTCTGCAGTTTCAGTGGTTAGTGCCAGCGTTTCACGTCtagctctctttttttctctcttttgttaCGCCTCTGTGGCTAGTTTCCTCCTACCAAGTTGCCCGCTACGCACTCTATTGCGGTTAATGTTTCGGCCCTGCGCAGATGGGCCTGGAGAGCCTGGTGCTGGGCCGAGTGCACCACGTCCTGAGCAAGCGCTGGACCGACTCCAAGAGGCTCGAGTTCGTCTGGAAGCCCTCACCCACGCCCGGTACGAAGCTTTAGGCCTGCAGTTGGTATGCGCGTGAGAGAAGCATCAAGGGGAACGCCTTTGCCGTGCTCAAGAACCGAACTTATGTTCACTTCTGCATCAAACATGAAAGGACCGCAAATATAGGCCTTTTGTCGAGGGGAATACTGCTTGAAGGCAAAATGAACTGGGCCTATATCGATAGCCTGCCACATTATAATAATAAATTAAACACGCTACTGTAAAAAAACGTTCGTTTGTAAGCataagtaaattttaaaaattcagtCATGCCCACCATCAGCCGTTTTCGCAAGCAGGCTGCGATgatgcaaaatgttttttttcttgttcgcgAATTCCTGAGGACCTGATACACCcattcattcattattacagcgcaaagacggcacagaacaagggGACACAACAACACCGCCATCCACTTTTATTCGGTGATCACGGAGTCTCTTTTGGTCTTGACGTCACGGGTTTGGACCGagtggcggcaaaaaaaaaaaaatgtgtgcaatttttaaattaaattttttttagcaACAGATGCGCCTTTTGCTGCCGAGGAAACAGCAACATAGCCACACAGAGCCATGGAATCTGTATCACTGGGAGTTGCTCTTGCGTTCCCTTAAAAAAGGAAGAGCGTGCTTTTCACTCGTGCTTGGCGAGTAATAGCTGAAAACCAAGCCGTCCGTAAATAACAGGGTCCGCGAGCCACGGTTTCGCCCAGCACCTGTCCCTTTGTGTCTCCCTTATCTCTGTACTTCGAGCTATTCACCACCGTTAACGCAGCATAAGTAAGGGTTAAAGCTCCGGATTATTCTGGGCCGACAGAATACGTTCAAAAGTGCGACACGCCCACGGTAGCGAAGAAACTAGGGACAATTCAGCGCGAACGCCACCATACAACACAGCTCCCTCCATCAAGGGTGTCTGAGGGCGGGAGGTTAAAGGTAGTGGTCCTCCCAGCGCAGGTGTAGCTCCCGCGTAGAGTTCGACTTGACGACATGGGTCCCATTTCAACGTTCAAGACTCGgtaaactaccccccccccctttttttttgtttttgtaaagGGTGCACCACCGCAGAAATATCTATTTTGTGGTGAAACTACCAATCTGGGCCCTGGAATTTTTTTCGTGTTAtcccgaaaaaaaaacgcgaaaaaaacaaacaatgcgATTGCTTTATGACACTTCAGCTCGGGGACGGTGCTTAGAAGCTGTTAGGTGTCATTGCGTGTGTGTGCTTGAGTCATGGAAGCcttgcagggggcggcagaaagctaggtgggcggatgagattaggaaatatTCGGGGATACGATgaccgcagctggcgcaggacagggtaAAATGGAGGCATAAGGAAGAGGACTTCGTGCTGCAATGGGCGTATttagtctgatgatgatgatgaatttggtTCATCAAACTTTTATTTCATATCATCCTGAAAGCTGGTCGATAGTGAAGTGCTTTTTTATAGCGTTATTTATTGCATCTGGGCATAAGGGCAattgggaagaaaagagaaagaaaagagtgtgtgggtgggtgttaaatgaaggagaaaaggtgggccgatctaatgaaggcgaggagggagcgatgatgtggtccctgcgtccaatTATATGAGGGCGGGTTGTGTggctggagacccgctgctgtCAGGTGCCGAATTCTggttggcttcagcgccgggcaaacccacaacaagtggtgaatgtcagcctcagtgtctcgtgagttgcagactggacactcTAGGCGGgcatataagtggcgaaattgagacCACGTCCGAGTTatggcaggagtgagggcaaccccgacccggatcctccggagcacaaccgCCTcttcacgggtaagaccgcgggggaggattattgcacacggagggacgagagcacgtgtgtggcgccggaggtgttctttTCTTGAGAGAAGGCGGGTAGCATCACCCATGCTGAAGAATTGAGGCATTGATGCGGGTAGGGTCGccaagcgggttgcagaatctgcagagctttgtgaattcagcaggtcacgtgggacccactcaattcgaatggcttgcgggatgcgagccgccatgcgggatgcgagccgccaggtGATGTgtattctggcagatttctgggctgctGCTGACGCATCGGAGCAGCCGTGCTGCTTGAACCTCGTGAGGAGCCTCGTCGCCTGTTATTTTATTTTAATGTATCAACAGTATTGCCCTCCTTCGGCAAAAACCCGTTTTCCGtctgtctgtgtgaagcctccaccttccGGGCATCCTATCCTAGTTAAGGGCCCGGAACGTGCCTCCATCGGTGCACCTATTGTcgcccaccggtaaaaatgcatTCACCTCTTATGAGTTATTGAAAGCTCCGACTGGTATCGGCATTTCGCACTGTCACTGAAGCTTGATTTAATTACCGCAATTGTAACcgtccagtatttttttttcttctgaactcGGCAGGCTCGAGCCACGACATGTTCACCATGCTGATGTACACTGGCTCCTACACCGCTCCGCCAGAGTTCTGTGTCGAGGATATGTACTGCGCAGTCTACGACAGCAAGGTGCCTATTCTCTCCATCTAGCCGTCACAATACACCCAGTATAGCTTAGTTTTCTCCTCTCAGAGAAACGTGTCACTCCTGCAGACTAATTGCGATTGGAGATCACAGTTCTCACCGCACTGCTGTCCACGGTGTCCTCTTTCAGATACAAAGGGCGTTCTGAGTAGCATTTCTATAGGGTCGTTTCTCCTAAATCAACCTTCACAACGACGAGTGCAAGTGACAAGCTTATTATGCTTTCTCGATGGCGCTATCTGTAATTTTGCCTGAAATTCGCATTTTGCCGGGAGCGTGCTTAAATTTTAAGaaaaattacgaaaaaaaaactatcagtcACGCGACTCGTAAAAAATTAGAAATTTATAATCGTTTCGCAACCGAAGAAGACAAGGAAAAATAAAACGCAGATACAATGCGCCCTGACTTTAAATGTTCATTGTTTTCAATGTTCAGGATCTGCGCTGAAAGTTCAGCCTGTGTGTTCAGCCACGCTGCACAAAATTTGAGAGTACAAAACGGCGAGTTTGCGTTTCAGTCTGTGTTGACAGTATACATCAAAATGGCACTGATTTTAGTAgcatttcttttcctcttcttactgctttctttttcaTGATGAAGAGCGCCATGTTCAAGATGGCCGAAGAAGTGCTCAAGCTGGTCTTCAAACAGGTGAGGCAGCATGCACAGAAATATGCTGCACTTATTTCGCCACGAAGCTGGTTTTCAAAAACGTTCACTGCAGCACTGCTTTCCCACCTAACAGCGCTGCAGGGAGTTTTCAAAGTAGGAAACACTCGTGCAATTGGTGCACTCCATGACGTAGAAGATGGCACTGGTTCCCGTCAACGTGACTCAGGATCAACGAAGCCGTTGCAGTTGAGCAAACGAATTCTTTGGAAAACCAAGATTTAAGAAAGTCTTACTGCAACAGGGTAATGAGCGTGGCTAATATTTATCGGAACGCTAAAGCTCGATATGAATAATAACTGCACGACCTTTTTCTGGCAGTCGAGCTTTCGGCATGgctctataaaaaaaaaaggataagcCGAAGGAACCAGCTAACGTCCCTGTAAGTAAGCGTCATGCATCACTCTAGTGAAGCCCTACTTCAACGGAACGCAAAAATTTCACTTATTCATCGAATTTGCCTTCGAGTAAGCATTCCTCGGTGCACAGTAGAAGCAGCGGACGTTATCTCCCGTTTTTGAAAGAGTGGTCGGGCTTAGGCAAGGGAAATTAATTGCCTTTCTCTGCCGTGGCGGGCCGCTTGCTCCCCCAGAGCACAGCCTACGCCAGCAACAATATTGCCATCTACATCGGCGGAGACCTGGCCTTCCAGAACGCCCAGCACTGGTTCAACCAAGTGGACGCCGCCATCAAGGCTGTCAACGAACTGGTGGGTGCGTCGGACGGACACCCGCTGTTTTGCGAGGCACTCAAACATGTTGGCCACTCACTCGCTCATTCACTCTTACTCATTTAATCACTCTTAATCACTCGCTCTCCCTCACTCACGTAGCCCAGACTCTCAGGACGGTGTCAGATACCACCGATGAGCAATCGCTCAGCAATTAGCGGGGTGTCAGGCTGCGCGCCAAACGGTGGTTGCCGTTTAAAATGCTTACTGACCAAACTGAGTATGAACTCCGCGGTTGGAGTTCCTATTTCAGGATCCTGTTGGCCGAAGCTACTACGGCGGCCCTGTTTACCAGCCATTTCTGGGCCCCAGGGCCTGCATTGAACAGGGCGGCGTCCCACTGGTTGGGGATTGGAATCATCATCATCGAGCCCCTAGTTCAGGGCGAAAACTGGCATCCACGCTAGAATTACGTAATGTGAAGAGGCCAACAGTTAAGCGCAGAGGTAGCTACAACAATCCCAAATGCATACATAGCGCAGGTTATATTTAAATTTAGAGAAGCAAACGGAAAGCATATACGGAACATTCACATTATACGCACGAATGGAGAAAAGGCGGTGTCAATCGTTTGGCGAACTAGAAGCAGTGCTTGTGCTTTCAGTTTCTAGCTCACGGACATTTTATAACCACGATTGCATAGGGAGAGTTTTTTGTGGGGGTTGTTTCGTGGCGTATTTTTCACCTCTAAAAGGatactctttgacgtcacaacaCTGTGCAACCAATGCGAACTGCAGGCGCGCCGGAAGGGTCACCGTGTGCGCGCAATGTACTCGACGCCGCTGTGCTACCTGGGGGCGCTGTACGCCTCCAACCGATCGTGGCCCGTGCACCGCGGAGACTTCTTCCCCTACGCTGACATGCCGGGACGAAACTGGGTGGGCTACTTCTCCAGCAGGCCCAACCTGAAGGAATACGCCCGATACGCCAACGGATTCCTGCAGGTCCCCCTGTCTTTCCCAGCCTGTCTCTTTGTCTTTCGTGTAGCTCAGTTTGTCAGCCGGTAATGCTGCTTGAATGTCAGCACACAAGGGGCAAGAAAACGACCACGACAGCCAGCGAGGAAAGAGTAGTTTTCCTGTTTGTATGTCACTCTTTatgatgcaccaactagctcagaaacTTGCTATTCAGTGAATAAACTGTGACCATAATTATGCAGTGTTAAAGCAATGTTGCTCTGATGCCAACCGAAAGCTGTAGTACTACTAACATCTCAACAATGTTCCTGCAATGTTGTCCTACATATGTTACATTAACGTGGCCGAAAGTAAACAGTAACCACACTGATGGAGTATTAGAAACAACATTGCAGCCACACTCCGGCAATAAACTGCGCTACTAGGTATGACTTGATGATCATCTGTTCCATCATGCTACCTTTCAGCCAGCTTACCTATAGGTGGCCAATGGAGGGACGGTTTAAAATGACTGTACACCTAGTACAGCCATTGGGTTGTCGATGAAACGACTGCGTATATGTTGGCCCTTATGCTGTTTCACTGACGCCACGGTAAACATAAGCGAAAGCAGCCTGTACAGTCATCACCTGTCGGTCTTCAGCGCCCCAGGTGCCAGGTGGCTCCTCCTCTAACTGCTTCTTCTAACGCCTGCGTGTTAACCGTTGGTGGCCGCCTGTTGCCCGCATGCCGTTGGTGATCACACCGGCAGCCCTTACCTCCGGAGACTCGACCTCCCATCTTGCTTTCGGACTGCGCAGGCGTGCAAGCAGCTCGTTGTCCTCGGCGGAATGAGGGACGTCTCCAAGACGACGAAGCTCAGTGCGTACATTTCTTGCGACACGCAGAATCACAGAGGCAACGACTCTCTTTCTTGCCAACTAAAATGCCTGTCGTGGTGTTTCATAATAGCTGTGGCGTTCGGTTGTCGAACCTAAGGTCATGGGTTCAATTCCAGCCGCGGTGTGTGCATTTCGATTGAAGTcagatgcagaaacagtcgtGTACTATCCCTCGTCATGTGTCGTGGGCTTGGGTGCTACTCTCGCTACTCAACCAATccgaatatttaaaaaaaagtttaaagTGCCACGAGTGCGAGAACACGACCGTGTAGCTCACCGACTGTCACACGGCTGGAAGCTTTCGAAGAACAAGGAGGGCTATAGCGAGTATGTAGAGCGGGGACATCTGAAGGCCAGCTCTTCTTTCTACTTCCAGAGGACGCCGTGGCCATCTTGCAGCACCACGACGCCATCACGTGAGTGGACTAGAAAGGTCATCCCACACCCAGGGGGCGCTGACAGGGCACCTGTTTGCAGGGGAACATCAAAGGCGGCCGTGGCGCGTGACTACAGCCGGATGCTCACCGCGGGCATCGCCGACTGCGAGGTAAGCAGATTACTGACTTCCGGTCACGCACACGTGCTACCTCTCTCCCAAAACGACCGTCCTATCCCTTCTCATCCCATGACATCACACaccggtgatgatgatgacggctgGTGCATCTTTCAGATCCGAAGGGGAAGCAGATCCTTGGACCCGATGCAGATATGTGCCCTTAAGCTTGTCGCCGGAATGACTATATATATAGTATAAAGAGGAAGCAGCAACCCTGGAGTGCCCGACTGATGTTGCACTAACGCGTCCAGACGGCGTTTTGCTTTGTAAAGCGTGCTTCGCTGCATTGTGACCAGGTGTGCGGAGAAGCAGATCTACATTCTATAATGTGTGATGTAACAGAACGCCGCCTTGCCAGGTACGATTGTTAAGGCAGTAACGGTCATGCACTCTCCCAGACACTAAAACGTACTAAACTACGACGTGTGAGTGCCCGTACTGTGTGCGCCTAATGAGTCGGAAATGGTTCACATACAGGTGAGAGTGCGCAGTGATAGGATGTACATTCACGGTATGTATATTTTGGGGTGAACAGTAACATAATCAAGGcggaagggaaaaaaaatatgCGATGAAAATAAACGACACTTAGAACATAAACGTACACATGTCCGCTACTCAAGGGCTAGAAATAGAGAATAAGTTATTTAAAAACGGTGATTTTCAAACTGGAATCTCCGCGAGGGGCAGCATTACTTGTGCCGAATTGTGAGTGACGATGCAGAAGCAAGTAGGAAAAACTCGTATGTTTCTTTGATTTACGGTGAACACGCTAAGACTGCTGCTGTTGATGTTGGTGGGGGTGATCTCGTGTTCTTGGGTGTGGTATTGAAGGCCGTAATGCGGTTGTTCTACTGAGGACCCAATTCGGCTGGTAACGAATTGATGAGAGATAAAATTAGttatttaattaattaatcaatgGATGAGTAGACCagtgagtgagggagtgagtgagtgagtggagtgagtgatgTGAGTGAGAATGAATGAAATGCGACTACGACAGGAGGCCATGAGCAACGCGGTGAACCGGCTGGCGGACCCTAGCGGCGACCTCCCGTGGCGCTTCTGCCACGCGCTCAACGTGAGCGAGTGCCCCTACTCGGAGAGGCTGGACCTGGCCGAGACGGACGGCGAGTTCACGCTGCTCGTGTACAACCCCTCGTCGACGGCCCGGTCGACCTACGCCCGCCTGCCGGTGGTCGGAGGACTCTCCTTCACCGTCCAGGGACCGCAGGGGGACGAGGTGGACACCCAGGCGAGTCTGTCTCTCCTTGCCCTTCGAATTGACAGCGCTAGGCTAGGCTAGCTATACATGTCGCCATATTCACTTCCACACAGCCAAGTCCTCTAGAGTCAGTTTAGACATCGCGAGTTTGAATCCAGTGGCGAGCACAGTACGTGTGCCCGCTATTGGAAGCCTGTAAATACGATGCCCAGCCTGTTCATCTCGTTCCGGTCGTCATGCTGTCCATTATTGCGACTAGGCAATAAATGCGCATCTCGGTGCCGGACAATTAAGCACCAGGATATCCAGAAAAGAACGAAAAAATGAGATGCGCTCAGTGGCCCTGTGATCAGTTGCTGCTTCTTGCAATCGAGGCGGCCACCAACCGCACTGCCTCTGCCAGGCAGTGCCTCTCCTCGTGAGCCTGCTCAGGATCCCCGAGCGCACGGGCGGGCTGGCCAAGGCGGAGCTCGCCTTCCCCGTCGCGCTGCCCCCGCTGGGATACGCCGCCTACCGCGTCACGGCGCAGAAGAGTGAGTAGGTgccacgcgcatgcgcagtctcAGCACACTGCTGTCTACGCTTCTCTTTCCCATTTGCCGCGTGCTCCGAATCCGTCCGATTTAACCACAGCCTGCTTATGGGGAGACGCGGCTTTCAgctattttttaattatttttttatttatatatttacgCGAGATTTTTCAGCGTATTAGAAATAAGCTTATGACTACTCTCGCAAAGCTTCACTGTTATATCTTCAGATAATTGTTTTCTATCCTAATGTTTCCCTCTGAATCTTTTGAAAGGGCTAAATGAGTTAAGTAAATGTGGCAGAAGGCTAATTCAACATTCATTACGCATTCGTACTGGCGTGCTACAGGTGAGGTCCAGACATTCTCTTAGATTTCGCGAAGCACGGATTTCGGTTTTGAATTTTTCGCGATGCAGTGTCCGTTGACGTATctgttgtgagaaaaaaaaaattcatacaaGAAACCTAAAATTCACACATTTGAAAAACAAATAATGTCTCGATCTGCACTACGGTACTAGGAGTGCAACAACACAAGCGGGGTCAAAATAGATAAAATAGTCGTGAAGAAGTCTGCTGCCCAAGCTGAgtgtcttggaaaaaaaaaaaaccttaacgAGAAACACCCGCTGTTTGAGCATTTCCCAGCAATACACAGCCTCCGCAGTGCACGAAACAATTTTCATAGAGTACTTCCCGGtcgatttcagcaatgaaacttcgggacagcactaaaaaaaaaaacgaggtatAAGAGCGGATACAACtttcaaaaaataaatttttggCCATCTTTGGGGGTTTCAaagccgcgtccccccttaatgAATTGTACTGCATTCTTGCAACAGCATCACCGACCGCAAACCAGAAGACAGGAAAAAATCGATAAGCATTCACCAATTTTTCATATTATGCTTGCGAGCTGTGTTTTCTTTTACATGCAAAAGTAACGGAGATGCCACAAGCGCATGATGCTCAATAACTTAACGTATCGACGGCAGTCGACTTCGCTGCGTACTGGCTACACAACTTGTTCGTGTTCGATGCGGTTTGAAAATCTCGAGAGTGGCGCGTGACGTCAGAAGTCGTTCGACTTGCTCTGCGACTTACGTTAGATTTATTCTAATCACTCGCGACTCACTAGTACTCTCAAATACTCGTCCACTTGCCGCCTAATAGCCTCTCTACTTCCGTGGGCGAGTCAAACCTTAAAGTTTCATTGAACACAATCGCGTCCACCCCGCTTTGTCCGTGTTCACGAGCCTGCATATTTGTATAGCTCCGTGAGACTGCTGCTTTAAACTGAGCCACACGAAAGGAGGGAAAGCAGACGCTCTGCAACCCCAGTGTAATTCCTTGCATTTTCAGAGAAAGACGAGGTGCATTTTCCGTCGTCGTCGCTAGAATTTCTCCAGCTTGAGCCCGAGCAAAGATTCATCGAAAATGAGGTGAGCTGTCGAGAGCGGAGCCATTTCTGCGCTTCGGTATTAATTTCCGAACGCAGCAACCATCTCTGTTCTAGCGTGACGAATTCTAGTGCCGCTGGACTGGCGTCTCATAAGCCAGGCAAAGCAGTGAGAATGTGGCGGCGTAGACGAAAGCAGCGCCACAAGCTTTCAGTTTAAACTTACAGCTCTGGTGGGAAAATGCCGCTTGCTTGTTTACAGTAGACTCTAGCGCTATCTTTTATGCTCAGTTCTGGAATTGATTTCTTTAACCAGCATTTCGAGACAAAAAGATTTTTCAATGGAAGAAAGTTTatgagtgcgttttttttttcatatattgtaagctttcgctataacaaccaatataACTGCAGATCTCCCGcaggcaggcttgcattttttatattaacgtttttgctgtcgtcgaaagagttccccgttggttttctgtggcagccaTAATTGCTCGATGATGGAAAAACTTTAAGCAATATTCTGCTGCgcatcgaaagaatggaccattaccttcaatatttccataacagtaccttgcaATATTCCACTTTTCAACAGTTCTGGCCAAGAATGTTGGCCATGTACGTGCAGTAAATGTCGTTCCACTGCAAGGATCGCTTATGAATTTGCACAGTGTTTGTAAGTCTCTTTttcaagggacactgaggataaaCAGATGTTGGCGTGTATTGATGGGCTACGGTGTTTTAATCAAACAAAGGCAacactacaccgccattcacttctaaCGGTGGAAACCCGTCCATTTCGCTAAGAACGTCACGAGTTCGAATCGACCAGCGGAAAGACTTTTGAACAAAATTTCCACGGTTATAAATACGTCTTTTGCTAGCGGAAAAACGTCAACGTCGAAAAAACGGCAAAGAGAATTGCGGAAGAAAAGgcccaaatttgttgagccacagtggcgtgtgtaattgcgttttcgaactTGGAAAAACTGATAAGGCAATGACTAATGGTCGGTTACAAATCTCTAACTGAAATCAGGCACCTATCTGCAATATGTGAAATGATAACATCTAGAATTTAGTTAATACACTACTAGCTAAATTATTCAcgtgttttctgacgtccgcctgCAGAAAGCTTCCCTTTGCCTCAAACACCCCATTTTTAAACATTAGTGGCGAGGTTCCCTGAAACACGTGGTATAAAAAGTGCTTGCAACCTTCCAAGCGGAGCACCTGAATGCGTAGTGAGGCCAGAGTTTGTCCACGGTTAATTCGAAGTTGCTGTAGAGAGCAAAGAAAGGGAAGGGGCCGCCAGCAATGATAATGGCGATGGTAATGTCGGCCTTACGTTTTGCATCGATGGGTAAACAACGAACTATTAGCACTACGGCTGCCTTGGTTTGTGTGACGCATGCAGGTCCATTCAAGTCGCCGTTAGGGTCGCTGGTCTGATCATCTGCACTGTTCGATTGAAAAGAGTGGCAAATTGAGCAGTGCACAAGCATCATTGCACACCTGGTCAAGTAGAAACAGAGCACATGCGACTGTTGATAGAGAGCGTTAGATATATTATCTACAAAGCATGCCACACACGCCGCGATTCAGACAGTTAAAAATGCATAGCTTCGGCCATGTCCTCGGTGGTGCTCACGATATAGTGGTGGCATAGCTTAGCGAGTAAGTTCAGTGCATATAGGGCATTCGTATCGCCGTCGCTTTTCTCGCAGCGCTACCGGCTTGAGCTGGACACGACGAGCGGGCTGCTGCGGCGCGTCACCCTGCTGGGCCAGGAGAGCGGCGTGCCGCTGCGCCAGTCCTTCTACGCGTACTCGGTGGACATGCGAGTCAGAGCAGGGACCGTGGCGGGGGGCGCCTACTCCTTCGACCCGGACAGCAACCGACCCGTGGACCTGGGGAACAGGGTCACCTACCGAGTGGTGCAGGCAagcatctctctctctccttcggTCACAGAATGAACAGCTGTTGCAGACTGATGCGATCCCGCTAAATCTGCCTGCTGCAGGATAAATTTAGCCATGTAATGCTCACACACTGAAAGCCTCAGATGAAAGCTGGTGAACCTGCAAGATTTCGATCATCGCCGTTTACTTCACCCGTAAAGGCCGAAGGGACACAGCATAAAGGGGGATGATATGCAACAGAGAAGACACACCGTCACCCAACGTCAACTAGAAATATTTAGTTCACAGGAGGCAATATAACAGTGACAACAAAACAGATAAATCGTAAAAGTGGTAATTTAAATCACTTGGAAAGGTCAGTGACCGACGAACAAAGTTTTTCAGGATTTGTGTCAGGATTTTCAGGATCAGTTTGTTCCATGATCGAACGGCCACAAGTAACGGTGAGGAAGAAAGGGAAGACGTACGCGCGAATTGAGGAAAAAAGTTTTCAAGGGTTATCGGCTCTAGCAGGAAAAAGGGTAGAAGGTCAACTAAACTGGCGGTGCATATTATAAAATATTTTGCGAAAAAGTATTGTACCTTGAGTATTGCGTCTCTCAGATAAAGCAGAAAGACATGTCAGAAAGATAAAGGCTCGGTTGATGTCAGAAACACTAGATGTTCGGTTGTAATTACGATAGGATGTGCAAGGCTCCTTTATTGTGCGAAGTGTCGAGGCGGTTGGGCACAGTTCGAGAACGAGGGTCCGAGATTAAAGAGGCACATTCTAGTTTATACCTAAAGAGGCCCTTTGTAGGAAATCAATTCAATGTTGATGCTACAAGAACGCAAAGCCTGTTACGCGTTTCGTTTGTTACAGCTGCTGCAGTGAAAGCGCGAAGTGCACTCATTTGAGGTGTCCTCCTCTCACGCAGGGCCCCTTCGTGTCGGAGGTGCACCAGATCTTCGACCAGTGGCTGTCGCAGGTGATCCGCCTGTACAAGAACAGCCCCTTCATCGAGTTTGAGTGGATCGTCGGACCGCTGCCCAGCAGGTGGGCGGGCTCCTTTATATATTATAGCGATTGGCATGGTCGCCCAGTGGTACGTGACAGACACACATGGCTCCTGGCACTTCCTATGGCT
This portion of the Amblyomma americanum isolate KBUSLIRL-KWMA chromosome 10, ASM5285725v1, whole genome shotgun sequence genome encodes:
- the LOC144108797 gene encoding lysosomal alpha-mannosidase-like encodes the protein MAQWWLLWLLALCGAVSCRWASRTRKDDVGCGFQSCTPVAKEYLNVHIVCHSHLDAGWLETVDNLFTSTIQHIYSGVRESLLKYPNRKFVSAENVFFSRWMALQTQHWARQSVHELVRVGRLQFAGGGWTQNDEAVTHYSAIVDQMTMGLRFLNDTFGECGAVHVGWQVDPFGHSRGFAALLSEMGLESLVLGRVHHVLSKRWTDSKRLEFVWKPSPTPGSSHDMFTMLMYTGSYTAPPEFCVEDMYCAVYDSKSAMFKMAEEVLKLVFKQSTAYASNNIAIYIGGDLAFQNAQHWFNQVDAAIKAVNELARRKGHRVRAMYSTPLCYLGALYASNRSWPVHRGDFFPYADMPGRNWVGYFSSRPNLKEYARYANGFLQACKQLVVLGGMRDVSKTTKLKDAVAILQHHDAITGTSKAAVARDYSRMLTAGIADCEEAMSNAVNRLADPSGDLPWRFCHALNVSECPYSERLDLAETDGEFTLLVYNPSSTARSTYARLPVVGGLSFTVQGPQGDEVDTQAMPLLVSLLRIPERTGGLAKAELAFPVALPPLGYAAYRVTAQKKKDEVHFPSSSLEFLQLEPEQRFIENERYRLELDTTSGLLRRVTLLGQESGVPLRQSFYAYSVDMRVRAGTVAGGAYSFDPDSNRPVDLGNRVTYRVVQGPFVSEVHQIFDQWLSQVIRLYKNSPFIEFEWIVGPLPSSAGMDVATRYETALDNEGVFFTDSNGLFSVTRRVNDSLEPETVASSYYPVVSWIYIKNHAEELQMTVIPDRPQGGTSFEQGTIELMLHRRYNIDDDLGVEEPLDDRGINDEGIIAKGRHRLHLGTPREAADVLRTAALQEVYRPVYMFYPSPLPPNARKQHSELRVPLPRGGHLMTLEGTEDGRVLVRLENVGRDIAINVSVTHLLHSYLLLDARETVLSAHRYQSEVQRRRWPHAERQQHQESPGAAPDDYDFLAQQAGRENTLVNLQPGQIRTFLATPKAFSMPPPAGGGRP